GCCGACAACGCTCCCGCCTGCTCACGCTCATCGGCGTCGAGGTAGCGATTGCGCGACGACATCGCCAGTCCGTCGGATTCACGGACGATGGGCACTCCGACGATTTGTACGTCGACGTTGAGATCGGTGACCATCTGCCGGATCAGCGCCAGCTGCTGGTAGTCCTTCTCGCCGAAGAAGGCCCGGTCGGGGCGGACGATCTGCAACAGTTTGAGCACAACCGTCAACACCCCGGCGAAATGGCCCGGACGCGAGGCGCCCTCAAGTTCACCGCCCACCGCCCCGGGCTCCACGCTGGTCCGCGGGCCGTTCGGGTACATGTCCGAACCCGTTGGGGTGAAAGCGATTTCGACGCCCTCGGCGCGCAGCGCGGCCAGATCCTCGTCGAGGGTCCGCGGGTAGGCATCGAGGTCCTCGCCCGCACCGAACTGCAGCGGGTTGACGAAGATCGACACCACGACGACGGCGCCGGGAACCCGTTTGGCCGCCCGGATCAGGGTCAGGTGGCCCTCGTGCAGCGCACCCATCGTCGGCACCAGGGCGACCCGGCGCCCACTGGCGCGCAGGGCCCTGGTGACGGCTGCGACATCGGCAGGCGCCGAATAGACGTTCAGTTCGCCGGCGACGAACTTGGGAGAGTTGCTTGGGGTCATCCTTGACTCGTTTCAGGGCTGGTTTCCGGGCCTGTTTCGGTGCCTGCTTCCAAGACGGCGAACACGCCCGCAGGCGCGTGCGCACGCTGGGCAGTACGCAGTGAGTCGGCCCGGTATGCCCGGGCCAGTTCAGGATCCAGTGCGCCGAGGGACTCCAGGTGTGCGGCGACCGCGGCAGCGTCACCACGCGCCACGGGACCGGTCAGCGCGGACTGACCGCGTTGCAGCGCATTGTCGAGCGCGGCCCGGGCCAGCGGGCCCACCACGCGTTCGGGCAGACCGCCCGGCGCATCGTCGACGAGTTCCTGGCCGAGTAGTTCCTGGCCGCGCAGCGAGGCACGAAGCGTGTCGACCGCGTCGAGCAGCAGGGTGACCAAGTGGTTGCTGGCATGGGCGAGCGCCGCGTGATACTGCGTCCTGGCGTACTCGGGCACACGGAACGGCTCACCGCCGATCTCCAGCACCAGCGACTGACCGATCGCATAACCGACCTCATCGGCCGCGGTGACACCGAAACACGTGTCGGGCAGGCGCGAGATGTCCTCATCCGAGCCGGTGAACGTCATCGCCGGATGGATGGCGAGCGGAATGCACCCCTGCTCGGTCAGCGGCGCCAGCACCGCCACCCCGTTGGCGCCCGAGGTGTGCACCACGATGGTGCCCGGCCGCACCGAGCCGGTGGCTGCCAGACCCGACACCAGAGACGCCAGCTCCGCGTCGGGGACCGTCAGCAGCAACAGTTCAGCCTGCTGCGCGACCTCGGCGACGGGAAGGATGGCGGTCTCGGGCAGCCGACGCTGTGCCCGCAACCTCGATGCGTCGGATATGGCGCTGCACGCCACCACGACGTGGTCGACCCGCTCCAGCGCAAAGCCGAGCGCGGTACCCACCCGACCAGCGGAAATGATACCGACGCTGAGCCTGGCCGGACGCAATCCCTCAGGCGGGGACCACCCGTTCGCAGGGGGCTGCTGCATCGCAGACGACCTCACAGAATGAAATGTTTTACGTTCCAGTCCCGCGTTGCGGGTACCGGACGGTCGTCACGAGACTAGCTCACTCCTCGCGCCGCCTGCGACGCCCGCCTTCCGAGCGACCTGCCTGGAACCGGGCCAGCAGCTCGTTCACGGACTGTCCGTCGGCGTGATGCCCGTTCTGTGGCTCAGGCTCGGCGTCGCTGCGGTGCCGTGACGCCCGGCGCGGTGGCTCGGGCGGCTGCGAGGACTCGGTGGCCAACGCCGGCGTCGGCTGGGCCGGCGTGGGACGGCCCGGGTCGGCCGCGGCCGAGTGCCTGCCACGAGGCGGCTCGGGCGCCGGACCGGGCGACATCGCGGGCGCAGGAGTCGACGCCGGTGTGGGTGCCGGTGCGGGTTCAGGGACCGGCGTGGGTTCGGGAGCCGGGGCGGCACCCGGTTCAGGGGCGCGCCGCCTGCCGACGTACTCAGTTGTCGCGCCGTTCTGGGCCACCGGCGCGGACCAGTTGCTGCCCGGGGCTCCCGCGGGGATCCATTGCCCCTCGGCGGGGGCCGGTTGCCAGCCCGCTGCCGCCGGTTCGGCAACCGGCGCCGGCGCGCTGGGAGGCTCGGGCTCCGGCGCTTCGATG
The window above is part of the Mycolicibacterium fortuitum subsp. fortuitum genome. Proteins encoded here:
- the panC gene encoding pantoate--beta-alanine ligase, yielding MTPSNSPKFVAGELNVYSAPADVAAVTRALRASGRRVALVPTMGALHEGHLTLIRAAKRVPGAVVVVSIFVNPLQFGAGEDLDAYPRTLDEDLAALRAEGVEIAFTPTGSDMYPNGPRTSVEPGAVGGELEGASRPGHFAGVLTVVLKLLQIVRPDRAFFGEKDYQQLALIRQMVTDLNVDVQIVGVPIVRESDGLAMSSRNRYLDADEREQAGALSAALLAGKYAAAGGASAAVDAARAVLDEVPAIEVDYLEVRDPLLGPAPAEGQARLLVAARLGRTRLLDNISVDIGASAGIDGHPRVGDGDNHELPWRN
- a CDS encoding Rossmann-like and DUF2520 domain-containing protein, translating into MQQPPANGWSPPEGLRPARLSVGIISAGRVGTALGFALERVDHVVVACSAISDASRLRAQRRLPETAILPVAEVAQQAELLLLTVPDAELASLVSGLAATGSVRPGTIVVHTSGANGVAVLAPLTEQGCIPLAIHPAMTFTGSDEDISRLPDTCFGVTAADEVGYAIGQSLVLEIGGEPFRVPEYARTQYHAALAHASNHLVTLLLDAVDTLRASLRGQELLGQELVDDAPGGLPERVVGPLARAALDNALQRGQSALTGPVARGDAAAVAAHLESLGALDPELARAYRADSLRTAQRAHAPAGVFAVLEAGTETGPETSPETSQG